TGCTCATCACCCGATGGCTCATATCTCCGTAGAGGGGAAAATTGGCGGAGAACACCTCGATGTGGTGGCGCTCAAAAAGATACTGATACTGATAGGCCGGTGCACCCATGGGGATGCCCAGCTCCTTTGCCTCGTTGCTGCGGGCAATCACACAGCCGTCATTGTTCGACAACACAACGATCGGCTTTTTGCGCAGCGCAGGATTAAAAACCCGTTCGCACGACGCATAGAAGTTGTTGCAGTCAACAAGCGCAAACATTACACCTTCTTAATTACGTAAGAAACAATTCCCCATATCAGGAAGTCATTATCCTTGGTTACCTCCAAGATTGGATACCCTGCATTCGAAGGGATGAGCAAACATTTCTCCTTCTCAATCCGGATGCGTTTCACGGTAAACTCTCCATCTACAAAGCACACGGCTATTCTGCCATTAGCCGGTTCCAGGCTCCGGTCTATAATCAGCAAATCGCCCTCGCTGAGATCTGGTTCCATGGAGGTTCCGTTTACACGGGCAAAATAGGTGGCCGAAGGATGCTTCACCACATACTTATTGAGGTCAATAGCCGATTCCACAAAATCCTCGGCAGCAGAAGGAAAGCCCGCCTTAATCTCGCCTACAAATGGAATTTCAACGGCTTGACTTTTGGAGATCCAATATATTTCTATCTTATTAAAAGCTTTCTCTTCTTTCATTACTGATGATATTTATTATTGCAAAGTTGCACAGAAAATCGGGATATCCAAGAACGATTATTCTTTTTTAAGTAAAGACGGTCTCCTCTTTCGGATTTAGTCATCAACATGAAATCTAATCCGGAAATCCGAAAGTGATATATTCTCATTAGGAGGTATTTACGCTAAATGGAAATAAGGAACTACTTATTTAGAATTACGTCATTAAAACTTTGATAATAAATAAAATAATCATATTTTTACTCAGATAAATAATCTTGCCTGTAGAAAAGAAGGACACAACAAAAGATACCAGATTATGTCAAACATAGAAGAATCAAAAAACATAAGCAATCACATAATACAAGCAGCTGTATTAATTGCCGAAGAACTTCATCGCGGACAAACAGATAAAGCAGGAGTAGATTACTTTGAGAGTCATCTCACAACTGTTGGTGAAGCCGGTGCCAACTGGAAGGAAAAAGTGGTGGGATACCTTCATGATGCTGCGGAAGATACTGAATACAGCGTGGAACAAGTAATGCAAATGCTGAAAGGGAGAGCCGGCAATTTACTGGCGGAAAACGAAGCAAAAGAAATAAAGCTGGCACTTGAACTACTGAACAGTCAAACAGCCTCATCCCGGGAAGAGTACATAACCCGCCTAATGCAGAGCAAACTGGCCTGCCAAGTAAAGTTGAACGACCTGACTCATAACATGGACCTATCTCGCATTGCCCACCCTACTGAAAAAGATTATGCACGGATTAAGAAATACGAGAAAGAATTTGAGCTATTGAAAGATTATTTAAAATAACATATCTATCCTAAAAATAGGCTTAACAGCATCCTCTTTAGACAGCTCATTAAGAGTTTTTTTTCTCTTTTTAATAAAATAGATTATATAACTAATCCTATGCCTGGAGATAGTTTCCAATTCGTTTAAATTATCGCACAATTCCATACTCCATTCATTAATAAGAAAGGTATCAGTAATTAGTTTTATGGGGTCTTATTTTTTATCTAAATAAATACCAGGCATCTCCTGCTGAATCTATTTTCCTCCCTATTTTCAAGTAATATGTCAGTCTGGTTTTGCACAAAGAATTAGTTTGTAAAGACTTTTAGTGGCAGTGTGGCAGAGAAAACATTCTTTTTCTCGTTCCAGAAATCGTAATTCCAAAAAAATTCTTTTTGGAGATTTTTCATTTTCTGAAACCGGATAAACCTTATTTTTACTGACACTACTGACACTAAAATTGTTTACAAGAAAACATACATCCCTAATAGTCAGCTGTTTATAAAAGAAATTATTACGTATATCACCTCAAATGAGTCGACGATTTACACCTTTAGTACCCCATAAGTCAACCAATAACTGAAATCAGGCGATTGAATATGCCTTTCACGCTTTAAGCCTGAAGAGGTCAACACGCTTCATTGTTAGTTATTTATCGTTCAACTATTTATGGGATTAGGAACAATTATAGTTCTCCGGAATCAGTTTATTGCAAACATCGAGACATATTGGCTCAATCATGTACAAGATTAGGGGGTAATCATGTACAAGATTGAGTTCAATCATGTACATGATTGGGGTGAAAGATGTACAAGATTGGGGTAACTATTGCCGTTGTTTTGGTTAGTTTCCACTTACATTTTGATTAGTTCTTCATGAACAAAGAGCAGTCTCTTGCTAAGATTTACCATGTGTAGTTACCGAAACAGGGAAAAGACATATCGTTTTAGTACTGGTATCCGGCTACACAAAAACAGACCGCAACAAACAAAAGCATGCTGTGCTTAGACAGCTTATTGAACAACATCGAACAGGTTGCTGCAATATGCCAAGGGGGTTGATTCTGCATTTAGACGGCTAATTGAACAACCCCTTGGGGGCTTTCAACTCAACAAACAGATGCATACTGCTTTTATACAAGTCGACAGGGCCGCCGACTTCTATCTTAAGCACCACAACAGGCAGAAGCATACTGTTTATAGCCGCTTACATGGCCAAAATCCACTCATTAGCGTCTATTTTTAGGGAGGATTTCACGTAAACAAGTCCTTTGCACCATTTCTTATTAGATACAAACATCTAATTATCAATTATATACAAAATACAGTGGTGTAGATGGTGCACTAAAAACAAGCTTTTTACGCTTCCAGAAAATCATATTTGAAAAAAAATCTTTTTGAAGAATTTTCAATTCTCATTTTTTAGAATCGAAAAACAGTCGTTTTATCTACACCATCTACACCACCGTGAAGCATTGTTAGCCGGTAATGAGCTCAATACATGGTTCAAAATGGTAGTGAAAGCAATTGTCTGCCACCACTACTGTGTTACCCGGAATTATATTACATTGATAATAAACACCATACAGAGTAATGGGTGGCAGAGGTGGCAGAGAAAACATCCTATTTACCTTTCTGTAAATCGTAAATCGAAAAAAAGTATTTTAGAAGAATTTTCAATTTTCATTTTCTGAAACCGTAAAACATCCTTTTTTAGTGCCACCTCTGTCACCCCCTCCGAAAATAAGTATATACATCTTCCTGAATATGCCTGCAATCATGGCATACAATCGTGAAAGCACGGACAGACGAATTGGCGGAATGAAGCAAAAAAAGGGCTAAACTCATACAAGTCTAGCCCTTTTCGATATTACTTAACTTAGGAAGTTTCTAATTGCTGGTGATCACCTGTCCGGCTTCGCGGTAAAGGTCTATCTTTCCATCAAGCAGAAGCGCCACAACAGTGATTTGTGGATCTTGTACCTGCTCGGGAACATCGAAATATAGAATGCCGGGAACACTGCTCCAATATGCCTTACCCACAACCTTGGTCTCCAGCAAAGCACCGTTGCCCACAATCCAGGCACGGTTCACTTTATTCTTAAGCCCCTTCACGGAAATAGGGCCGATAGGTTTGTAAGGTAGATAGATATAGAGGATGTCCTGGTTCTTGTTCAGCGCAGTATAACCCATAACATGACCTTCGGGAATACCCGCTCTTGTTCCGTAGATGGCATCGGCATGTTTCTTGGTCCAACGACCAAACTCCTTCAGGATATCAACCTGCTCCTGAGGAATGGTTCCATCTTCTTTCGGACCAATGTCTAGCAGCAAATTTCCTCCGTTGGAGAGACAGTCTACAAAAGTGCGGAGCAACATGTTGGCCGATTTGTAATTGGTATCTGTGGGAGCATATCCCCAGCTGTCGTTCATCGTCATACACAATTCCCACCAAGGAGATGCCGGACGACGGATAGGCACACCCTGTTCCGGGGTTTCATAGTCGCCATATCCCTGAATGCGTGAGTTGAGAATAACATTGGGATTGTAGGAACGAAGCATCGAAGCCATATCTTTTGCTTTCCAGGTAGCGGAGTTGAAATCCCAGTCACCGTCAAACCAATATAAATCGGGTTTGTATTGTTTGTTCAGTTCTGTCAGCTGTTTTTTGTCGAATTCAAGGAAGCGTTCCCAACGAGCCGGATCGTCCTTTACCTGATAGCGCATAGAAGTGCGGGTTTCATGCGGATAATCCTTGCACGACCAGTCGAGGAGCGAATAGTAGATTCCTAGCTTCATACCTTCGTTACGGACAGCCTTTGTAAAAGGAGTCAGTAAATCGCGGGCTGCAGGGCTCTTCTTCACCAGACTCAGGTCGCTGGCTTGTGTATCCCACAGTGCCACCCCATCGTGATGCTTGGAGGTAATAACTGTATATTGGGCACCGGACTCTTTAATCAGCTTTGCCCATGCCACCGGATCATAGTTCTTAGCAGTAAATCCGTTCAGCTGAGACATGTACTCATCATAAGAAAGATAGCCGTTATAGAAAGACCAGCTCTCAGGAATTCCTCTTACAGCATAAATGCCCCAATGGATAAAAACACCAAGCTTGGCATCCTGGAACCATTGCATTCTCTTCTCCTTCTGTTCTTTCGACTCCTGAAAGGACTGAGCATTACTGGTACCAATTGTGAAAATGGCCAGTAAGGATAATGTGATAATTCTTAGGTTTTTGTTCATAATTTGTTTTGGTTTAGAGGAAGCAAATATACGATTATTTTTTGGCCTCATAAAAAATCGTGAGGGTAATCATCTTTTCGATGTCATCAATGCAATGGAACAGAACAATAATCCACACTATTCTCTTACGGAAAGGGGTGCTGTTTTTTTTCAGGATAAATAGCAAATCAAATAGCGTTTTTACTTTCTTAAGATAACTTTTTGGAGATTGCATACCGATAAAAAAACAGAAAGTGGTATCTTCGGCACGAAAAATAAAGTTATTATCGTTCTCATTGCAGGAGACACCTTTTAACACCAACTATGAACCTAAAGAATTTACAGCTACTTACAACAGGAGCCCTTATCGGAGGAGCTTGCCTCTCTTCTGTCAGTGCACAAGAAAAACCCAATATCATTGTTTTCCTTGTGGATGATATGGGATTGATGGACACCTCTGTTCCTTTTATTACAGACGGACAAGGAAATCCTGTCCGACAGCCTTTAAACAACTGGTATCGCACACCGAATATGGAGCGACTTGCCTCACAGGGTACTCGCTTCTCTACATTCTACGCGCAAAGCGTAAGTTCGCCATCGCGTACATCTATCATGACGGGACAAAATGCCACCCGTCATCGCACCACAAACTGGATTAATTCAGAAAGCAATAATCGTACACCTTTCGGACCCCCTGAATGGAACTGG
The Bacteroides sedimenti genome window above contains:
- a CDS encoding LexA family protein; the encoded protein is MKEEKAFNKIEIYWISKSQAVEIPFVGEIKAGFPSAAEDFVESAIDLNKYVVKHPSATYFARVNGTSMEPDLSEGDLLIIDRSLEPANGRIAVCFVDGEFTVKRIRIEKEKCLLIPSNAGYPILEVTKDNDFLIWGIVSYVIKKV
- a CDS encoding phosphohydrolase, which encodes MSNIEESKNISNHIIQAAVLIAEELHRGQTDKAGVDYFESHLTTVGEAGANWKEKVVGYLHDAAEDTEYSVEQVMQMLKGRAGNLLAENEAKEIKLALELLNSQTASSREEYITRLMQSKLACQVKLNDLTHNMDLSRIAHPTEKDYARIKKYEKEFELLKDYLK
- a CDS encoding alpha-L-fucosidase, producing the protein MNKNLRIITLSLLAIFTIGTSNAQSFQESKEQKEKRMQWFQDAKLGVFIHWGIYAVRGIPESWSFYNGYLSYDEYMSQLNGFTAKNYDPVAWAKLIKESGAQYTVITSKHHDGVALWDTQASDLSLVKKSPAARDLLTPFTKAVRNEGMKLGIYYSLLDWSCKDYPHETRTSMRYQVKDDPARWERFLEFDKKQLTELNKQYKPDLYWFDGDWDFNSATWKAKDMASMLRSYNPNVILNSRIQGYGDYETPEQGVPIRRPASPWWELCMTMNDSWGYAPTDTNYKSANMLLRTFVDCLSNGGNLLLDIGPKEDGTIPQEQVDILKEFGRWTKKHADAIYGTRAGIPEGHVMGYTALNKNQDILYIYLPYKPIGPISVKGLKNKVNRAWIVGNGALLETKVVGKAYWSSVPGILYFDVPEQVQDPQITVVALLLDGKIDLYREAGQVITSN